One genomic window of Triplophysa rosa linkage group LG11, Trosa_1v2, whole genome shotgun sequence includes the following:
- the LOC130562103 gene encoding centriolar coiled-coil protein of 110 kDa isoform X1, translating into MRKIPQHSLNDRRTFDRKNMDSYEDFCARISSNLQSEMMHQKSCSPVPVQRGAQSFICFHDRPVLSPLLNEKQIREMAEYKKRAIQLEAKREIYYKNNLLNQIQNLLWTSKAPKVLDVPDTLEQHAAPSTKTEQNNGCTVHDTAKLTPGEGTEPFILTSKPPVSPSAESTEAIKAKIGEEKQAQNEVDAEEVSLQHLLKKSREFIEKEQGRQGSKFISSNTVDAKVMPSESPSDKENVSSLDVSGSCLTGYLPSGYSPSQTSPGPLISPEPNVTVRPHRGRPRPISAYSIFFYPDNPNQPSTTATGRPQDALTPNQDRRLLGVESLSSNRCDGTSWFNPLSETLNTKGRSETSPVDPEVISPVFRRRCHTLDSHQSPLIDRSQQRMPRFMAGVTARTPPRVSPTSPMSQSYTRESPLCAFMGSGLTPGSPSHGHLSFEIEGNSVIGQGGLSPVAGEDGCELRAVGERYTVLGPVCSLSPGDGSSRHSTSSIGFPSTSLDIPSPSMQTSIYIRGLSYSGGKTRNRLSQVLTADQQRALCRLCAIVKGFLTRRLLKTEKVKHLCQTVQDTQEFIHSFGSGQMSEQDFSLHERVRAQLRAALFDIHDIFFTMPLEERLFLLQLDRDLRTERKLREMEKAKTSKDKMILSAATQKSLDRKKQRVGESPGPTRKAQKTKSPPTKRILQPSQGQNALVSGQQLLHRGSYKKSPEERVQHSERLKKQHSLG; encoded by the exons ATGCGCAAGATACCCCAGCATTCATTGAATGACAGACGGACGTTTGACAG GAAAAACATGGACAGCTATGAGGATTTCTGCGCACGCATTTCGTCTAACCTTCAGTCAGAAATGATGCATCAAAAGAGCTGCAGTCCCGTACCTGTTCAAAGGGGGGCGCAGTCGTTCATCTGCTTTCATGACAGGCCAGTTTTGTCTCCATTG CTTAACGAGAAGCAAATAAGAGAGATGGCTGAATACAAGAAAAGAGCTATACAACTGGAAGCAAAGAGagaaatttattataaaaataatctcCTCAATCAGATTCAGAACCTTCTGTGGACTAGTAAG GCACCAAAAGTATTGGATGTTCCAGATACTTTAGAGCAGCATGCGGCTCCTTCGAcgaaaacagaacaaaacaacggTTGTACAGTGCATGATACTGCAAAACTAACACCAGGTGAGGGCACAGAGCCATTTATTTTGACCAGTAAGCCACCAGTATCCCCATCAGCTGAGAGCACAGAGGCCATAAAAGCGAAGATTGgagaagaaaaacaagcacaaaacgAGGTTGATGCTGAAGAAGTGAGTCTGCAACACTTATTAAAAAAGTCCCGTGAATTTATTGAAAAAGAACAAGGTCGCCAGGGGTCAAAGTTCATCAGCAGCAACACAGTTGATGCAAAGGTGATGCCATCTGAAAGCCCGTCGGATAAAGAAAATGTCAGTTCTTTGGATGTGAGCGGGTCTTGTTTAACCGGCTATTTACCGTCCGGTTACTCACCCAGCCAAACCTCTCCCGGTCCTCTCATAAGCCCAGAGCCCAATGTAACTGTCAGGCCCCATCGCGGACGCCCCCGCCCCATCTCTGCATACAGTATCTTCTTCTACCCCGACAACCCAAACCAACCAAGCACCACGGCCACCGGGAGACCACAGGATGCCCTGACCCCAAACCAAGACAGGAGGTTGCTCGGAGTGGAATCGTTGAGTTCGAATCGATGTGATGGCACCAGCTGGTTCAACCCATTGAGTGAGACCTTGAACACGAAGGGAAGATCAGAAACATCTCCGGTGGACCCGGAAGTCATAAGCCCTGTGTTCAGGAGGAGGTGTCACACGCTGGATAGCCATCAGAGTCCGCTTATAGACAGGAGCCAGCAGAGAATGCCTCGCTTTATGGCTGGGGTCACTGCGAGAACTCCCCCTCGCGTGTCTCCTACATCACCAATGAGCCAAAGCTACACACGAGAGAGTCCCTTGTGTGCATTTATGGGGTCTGGTCTCACCCCAGGCTCTCCATCTCACGGCCACCTATCATTTGAGATAGAAGGTAACAGTGTTATTGGTCAGGGTGGTCTGAGCCCTGTAGCGGGCGAGGACGGGTGTGAATTGAGGGCCGTCGGTGAGCGTTACACAGTTCTCGGCCCCGTGTGCTCTTTGAGCCCTGGAGACGGATCATCACGGCACTCCACGTCCAGTATTG GTTTTCCGTCTACCAGTTTGGATATCCCATCGCCCTCCATGCAGACTTCCATTTATATACGAGGCCTGAGCTACAGCGGAGGGAAAACAAGAAACAGGCTGAGCCAG GTTCTAACAGCAGACCAGCAGAGGGCACTGTGTCGCCTCTGTGCTATCGTTAAAGGATTTCTCACCAGAAGACTGTTAAAAACTGAGAAAGTGAAACATCTGTGTCAAACTGTGCAA GACACGCAGgagtttattcattcatttggtAGCGGTCAGATGTCTGAGCAGGATTTCTCTCTGCACGAGCGAGTCAGAGCTCAG TTACGCGCAGCTTTGTTTGACATTCATGACATCTTCTTCACAATGCCACTGGAGGAGCGTCTGTTTTTGCTACAACTGGACAGAGATCTTCGCACGGAGAGAAAGCTCAGAGAGATG GAAAAGGCAAAAACCTCCAAAGACAAGATGATCCTGTCTGCTGCTACCCAGAAATCTCTTGATAGGAAAAAACAAAG GGTGGGTGAATCTCCAGGTCCGACGAGGAAAGCACAGAAGACCAAGAGTCCTCCTACAAAACG GATTCTGCAGCCCAGTCAGGGTCAGAACGCTCTGGTTTCAGGCCAGCAGCTACTGCATCGCGG GAGTTACAAAAAGAGCCCAGAGGAGAGAGTTCAGCATTCTGAGAGGCTTAAGAAACAGCATTCGCTGGGTTAA
- the LOC130562103 gene encoding centriolar coiled-coil protein of 110 kDa isoform X2, giving the protein MRKIPQHSLNDRRTFDRKNMDSYEDFCARISSNLQSEMMHQKSCSPVPVQRGAQSFICFHDRPVLSPLLNEKQIREMAEYKKRAIQLEAKREIYYKNNLLNQIQNLLWTSKAPKVLDVPDTLEQHAAPSTKTEQNNGCTVHDTAKLTPGEGTEPFILTSKPPVSPSAESTEAIKAKIGEEKQAQNEVDAEEVSLQHLLKKSREFIEKEQGRQGSKFISSNTVDAKVMPSESPSDKENVSSLDVSGSCLTGYLPSGYSPSQTSPGPLISPEPNVTVRPHRGRPRPISAYSIFFYPDNPNQPSTTATGRPQDALTPNQDRRLLGVESLSSNRCDGTSWFNPLSETLNTKGRSETSPVDPEVISPVFRRRCHTLDSHQSPLIDRSQQRMPRFMAGVTARTPPRVSPTSPMSQSYTRESPLCAFMGSGLTPGSPSHGHLSFEIEGNSVIGQGGLSPVAGEDGCELRAVGERYTVLGPVCSLSPGDGSSRHSTSSIGFPSTSLDIPSPSMQTSIYIRGLSYSGGKTRNRLSQVLTADQQRALCRLCAIVKGFLTRRLLKTEKVKHLCQTVQDTQEFIHSFGSGQMSEQDFSLHERVRAQVSFAVFSARQPK; this is encoded by the exons ATGCGCAAGATACCCCAGCATTCATTGAATGACAGACGGACGTTTGACAG GAAAAACATGGACAGCTATGAGGATTTCTGCGCACGCATTTCGTCTAACCTTCAGTCAGAAATGATGCATCAAAAGAGCTGCAGTCCCGTACCTGTTCAAAGGGGGGCGCAGTCGTTCATCTGCTTTCATGACAGGCCAGTTTTGTCTCCATTG CTTAACGAGAAGCAAATAAGAGAGATGGCTGAATACAAGAAAAGAGCTATACAACTGGAAGCAAAGAGagaaatttattataaaaataatctcCTCAATCAGATTCAGAACCTTCTGTGGACTAGTAAG GCACCAAAAGTATTGGATGTTCCAGATACTTTAGAGCAGCATGCGGCTCCTTCGAcgaaaacagaacaaaacaacggTTGTACAGTGCATGATACTGCAAAACTAACACCAGGTGAGGGCACAGAGCCATTTATTTTGACCAGTAAGCCACCAGTATCCCCATCAGCTGAGAGCACAGAGGCCATAAAAGCGAAGATTGgagaagaaaaacaagcacaaaacgAGGTTGATGCTGAAGAAGTGAGTCTGCAACACTTATTAAAAAAGTCCCGTGAATTTATTGAAAAAGAACAAGGTCGCCAGGGGTCAAAGTTCATCAGCAGCAACACAGTTGATGCAAAGGTGATGCCATCTGAAAGCCCGTCGGATAAAGAAAATGTCAGTTCTTTGGATGTGAGCGGGTCTTGTTTAACCGGCTATTTACCGTCCGGTTACTCACCCAGCCAAACCTCTCCCGGTCCTCTCATAAGCCCAGAGCCCAATGTAACTGTCAGGCCCCATCGCGGACGCCCCCGCCCCATCTCTGCATACAGTATCTTCTTCTACCCCGACAACCCAAACCAACCAAGCACCACGGCCACCGGGAGACCACAGGATGCCCTGACCCCAAACCAAGACAGGAGGTTGCTCGGAGTGGAATCGTTGAGTTCGAATCGATGTGATGGCACCAGCTGGTTCAACCCATTGAGTGAGACCTTGAACACGAAGGGAAGATCAGAAACATCTCCGGTGGACCCGGAAGTCATAAGCCCTGTGTTCAGGAGGAGGTGTCACACGCTGGATAGCCATCAGAGTCCGCTTATAGACAGGAGCCAGCAGAGAATGCCTCGCTTTATGGCTGGGGTCACTGCGAGAACTCCCCCTCGCGTGTCTCCTACATCACCAATGAGCCAAAGCTACACACGAGAGAGTCCCTTGTGTGCATTTATGGGGTCTGGTCTCACCCCAGGCTCTCCATCTCACGGCCACCTATCATTTGAGATAGAAGGTAACAGTGTTATTGGTCAGGGTGGTCTGAGCCCTGTAGCGGGCGAGGACGGGTGTGAATTGAGGGCCGTCGGTGAGCGTTACACAGTTCTCGGCCCCGTGTGCTCTTTGAGCCCTGGAGACGGATCATCACGGCACTCCACGTCCAGTATTG GTTTTCCGTCTACCAGTTTGGATATCCCATCGCCCTCCATGCAGACTTCCATTTATATACGAGGCCTGAGCTACAGCGGAGGGAAAACAAGAAACAGGCTGAGCCAG GTTCTAACAGCAGACCAGCAGAGGGCACTGTGTCGCCTCTGTGCTATCGTTAAAGGATTTCTCACCAGAAGACTGTTAAAAACTGAGAAAGTGAAACATCTGTGTCAAACTGTGCAA GACACGCAGgagtttattcattcatttggtAGCGGTCAGATGTCTGAGCAGGATTTCTCTCTGCACGAGCGAGTCAGAGCTCAG GTTTCTTTTGCGGTTTTTTCAGCAAGGCAACCCAAATGA